In the genome of Jeotgalibacillus haloalkalitolerans, one region contains:
- a CDS encoding response regulator has product MIVDDHEMVRLGIKSYLLTEPGIEFVGEAVNGKEAAVLAEKTKPHVILMDLLMEGGTGIDATREIMAFLPETKIIILTSYYDDEQVFPALEAGAHSYILKTSSATQILDTVYKAARGESVIEQQVASKLMNRFRTKERVLHEDLTEREMDVLKCLGDGLTNQEIADELYIGIKTVKTHVSNVLSKLELSDRTQAAIYANRKGLLRE; this is encoded by the coding sequence ATGATTGTTGATGATCATGAAATGGTCAGACTTGGCATCAAATCCTATTTGCTGACTGAACCGGGAATCGAATTTGTAGGGGAAGCCGTGAACGGGAAAGAAGCGGCAGTACTGGCTGAAAAAACAAAACCGCACGTGATTTTAATGGACCTTCTGATGGAGGGTGGAACAGGTATTGATGCAACACGTGAGATCATGGCATTTCTCCCTGAGACAAAAATTATTATTCTGACAAGTTATTACGATGACGAACAGGTATTTCCCGCACTTGAAGCAGGGGCGCACAGTTATATACTGAAAACCTCCTCTGCTACCCAGATACTCGATACAGTGTATAAAGCAGCACGGGGTGAGTCTGTTATTGAGCAGCAGGTCGCCAGTAAACTGATGAACCGATTCAGAACGAAAGAAAGAGTGCTTCACGAGGACCTGACAGAAAGGGAAATGGATGTACTCAAATGTCTCGGAGACGGGCTGACAAATCAGGAAATTGCAGATGAATTATACATAGGGATTAAAACAGTGAAAACACATGTGAGTAATGTGCTAAGTAAACTTGAGCTGAGTGACCGCACGCAGGCTGCGATTTATGCGAATCGCAAGGGGCTGTTGAGGGAGTAG
- the liaF gene encoding cell wall-active antibiotics response protein LiaF: protein MEGAHKKQWGCASFLLVFGLLLLMVNLGLLQLEGSAAGLILPVILLIIGIAQLIKFFTRRKGILSGLIFTVYGGLLSAAFFSKDISFGYGDIWRLWPLLLIGFAISLIAKRSSIQFSYGEPRMGGRKEVNQQDGPRERKTQIKHAMSIGNENFTSENWALENMKLNKSVGNYVFNLKKAYISEGETMLDVSVRVGNIKMTVPEELSVHIVSNVAVGENVLFNDRTDGTHARTLQFRSEDFETAPQKVKIILNVNVGSIRIDWI from the coding sequence ATGGAAGGAGCTCATAAAAAACAGTGGGGCTGTGCGAGCTTTCTGCTTGTCTTCGGACTGCTGCTTTTAATGGTTAATCTGGGCTTATTACAACTTGAAGGCTCAGCTGCAGGACTGATCCTCCCAGTTATTTTATTAATCATCGGGATTGCGCAGCTGATTAAGTTTTTTACAAGAAGAAAAGGAATTTTAAGCGGTTTGATCTTTACTGTATATGGTGGTCTCTTATCCGCAGCATTCTTTTCAAAAGACATTTCATTCGGCTATGGAGACATATGGCGGTTATGGCCGCTATTACTCATTGGATTTGCCATCTCACTGATCGCAAAGAGAAGCTCAATCCAGTTCAGTTACGGTGAACCCAGAATGGGCGGCAGAAAAGAAGTGAACCAGCAGGATGGACCCCGTGAAAGAAAAACACAAATTAAGCACGCAATGAGTATTGGCAATGAAAATTTCACTTCAGAAAACTGGGCACTTGAAAATATGAAGCTGAATAAGTCAGTTGGTAACTATGTATTTAATCTGAAAAAAGCGTATATCTCCGAAGGGGAAACAATGTTAGATGTATCTGTCAGAGTCGGAAATATTAAGATGACTGTCCCTGAGGAGCTGAGCGTCCATATTGTTTCAAATGTAGCAGTAGGAGAAAACGTACTGTTTAATGACCGGACTGACGGAACCCACGCAAGAACGCTTCAATTCCGTTCTGAAGACTTTGAAACAGCACCACAAAAGGTGAAGATTATATTGAATGTAAATGTCGGATCAATCAGAATCGATTGGATTTAG
- a CDS encoding MBL fold metallo-hydrolase: protein MQVTVVGFWGGYPAEGEASTGYLIEEDNYKLLLDCGSGVLAQLQRYIAPEELDAMLITHYHADHTADIGVLHHALLIQHFLQNKDFNVKAFGHTEDRQGFEMLAYKEQMSSEPYDPEQSLEIGPFTITFLKTTHPVPCYAVRIESQSGTMVFTADSAYQDSFVPFAKDADLLIAESNFYKGMDASGAGHMTSTEAAEIAHRAGVKTLILSHLPHFGDLNQLLEEAQEIYSGEALLASSGLTITYQGGKSHVIYR from the coding sequence ATGCAGGTAACCGTTGTGGGTTTTTGGGGAGGCTATCCCGCTGAAGGAGAAGCGAGTACCGGCTATTTAATTGAAGAAGACAATTACAAGCTGTTACTTGATTGTGGCAGTGGTGTACTAGCACAGCTTCAGCGTTATATTGCGCCGGAAGAACTTGATGCCATGCTGATTACTCATTATCATGCAGATCATACAGCTGATATTGGTGTGCTTCATCATGCGCTTTTAATTCAGCACTTTTTACAAAATAAAGATTTCAACGTAAAAGCTTTCGGACATACTGAAGACAGGCAGGGCTTTGAGATGCTTGCATATAAGGAACAGATGAGCAGTGAGCCTTATGATCCTGAACAGTCACTTGAAATCGGCCCTTTTACAATCACCTTTTTAAAAACAACCCATCCGGTGCCGTGTTATGCTGTACGGATTGAGAGTCAGTCAGGTACGATGGTATTTACAGCGGACTCTGCTTACCAGGACTCATTTGTTCCTTTTGCAAAAGATGCGGACCTGCTGATTGCCGAGTCTAACTTTTATAAGGGGATGGATGCATCAGGTGCAGGGCACATGACCAGTACTGAAGCTGCAGAGATCGCGCACAGGGCGGGAGTAAAAACATTGATCTTGAGCCATCTGCCACATTTCGGCGATCTGAACCAGCTGCTTGAAGAAGCGCAGGAAATTTACAGCGGCGAAGCACTGCTGGCATCATCAGGCTTAACGATTACATACCAGGGAGGAAAATCACATGTTATTTATCGATAA
- the hemY gene encoding protoporphyrinogen oxidase, producing MTQSKRKIVIVGGGITGLAAAYRAQEKINNEQLDADITIIEANHRLGGKIQTVVKDGFVIERGPDSFLERKKSMGRLIKDVGLDDKLVPNATGQAFILVNDKLHPMPGGAIMGIPTQIRPFLITDLISLTGKLRAAGDFVLPKSNHQQDQSLGTFFRRRLGNEVVENLIEPLLSGIYAGDIDQISLQSTFPQYGKLEQDHKSLIAGMKKTSPAAKRKPGDKKQSMFLTLSSGLESLVVKLETLLSDCEILKGTKVESISRGERYTLTLNSGAEIEADSVIFTVPHFTAGAVFSESGLMNQIEEVPATSVATVAMAFDQGDVEDILDGTGFVVSRNSDYTITACTWTHRKWPHTVPDGKVLLRCYVGRAGDETVVDLSDDQIEKIVIDDLNKIIKVKNTPEFTIVTRWKKAMPQYTVGHRERMADVRAGLEKSYPGVYLAGASYDGIGLPDCIDQGEAAAYKALNYIQQ from the coding sequence GTGACACAGTCAAAGCGGAAAATTGTTATTGTAGGCGGCGGGATCACAGGTCTTGCCGCTGCATACCGGGCACAGGAAAAAATAAATAACGAGCAGCTGGATGCAGACATTACAATCATTGAGGCAAACCACCGTCTCGGCGGTAAAATCCAGACGGTCGTCAAGGATGGGTTTGTGATTGAACGTGGTCCTGACTCATTTCTTGAGCGTAAGAAAAGCATGGGACGACTGATCAAAGACGTTGGCCTTGATGACAAACTTGTTCCAAATGCAACAGGTCAGGCATTTATTCTGGTGAATGATAAGCTGCACCCGATGCCAGGCGGCGCAATTATGGGGATTCCCACTCAAATTAGACCTTTTTTGATTACAGATCTGATTTCGCTGACTGGTAAGCTGAGAGCTGCAGGAGATTTTGTGCTTCCTAAATCAAATCATCAGCAGGACCAGTCTCTAGGAACGTTTTTCAGAAGAAGACTTGGAAATGAGGTTGTGGAAAACCTGATTGAACCTCTTTTATCAGGGATTTATGCAGGGGACATCGATCAGATCAGTCTTCAGTCAACTTTCCCGCAATATGGCAAGCTTGAACAGGATCACAAAAGTCTGATTGCGGGAATGAAAAAGACGTCTCCGGCTGCAAAAAGAAAGCCCGGTGATAAAAAGCAAAGTATGTTTTTGACGCTGTCTTCAGGTCTTGAATCACTTGTTGTGAAACTGGAAACATTGTTATCAGATTGTGAGATTCTGAAGGGTACAAAAGTTGAATCAATCAGCCGTGGTGAACGATATACACTAACTTTGAACAGTGGAGCCGAAATTGAAGCTGACTCAGTCATTTTCACTGTGCCTCACTTTACAGCTGGTGCTGTGTTCTCGGAATCCGGACTGATGAATCAGATCGAAGAGGTGCCGGCTACATCTGTTGCAACCGTAGCAATGGCCTTTGATCAGGGTGATGTAGAGGATATTCTGGACGGTACGGGGTTTGTAGTGTCAAGGAACAGTGACTACACCATTACAGCATGTACCTGGACACACCGGAAATGGCCTCATACGGTACCTGATGGCAAAGTACTGCTCAGATGCTACGTTGGCCGTGCAGGGGATGAAACAGTCGTGGATCTGTCTGATGATCAAATTGAAAAAATTGTGATAGATGATCTGAACAAAATCATCAAGGTAAAAAACACTCCTGAATTTACAATCGTTACACGCTGGAAAAAGGCAATGCCTCAGTATACAGTCGGTCACAGAGAGAGAATGGCTGATGTCAGAGCCGGACTTGAGAAAAGTTATCCGGGTGTATATCTTGCAGGGGCATCCTATGATGGAATCGGACTGCCCGATTGTATTGACCAGGGTGAAGCAGCAGCATATAAAGCACTAAATTATATACAACAATAA
- a CDS encoding antibiotic biosynthesis monooxygenase family protein, whose product MKKIYMTFGTPDFLHKFQEENPNETMIQMLGEDTALLVHETEGETLFNQPRKYEVFDGSGQLTENGFFVFNNIPVSDEGRPVFEHRFKNRAGLIEEEPGFIAIRVLRPVDSDTYVVLTQWDDEQSFKDWQTSQSYNKAHAKRGTSEGIDHQKSIFPRSSFVTKYVGQTEH is encoded by the coding sequence ATGAAGAAGATTTACATGACTTTTGGGACGCCTGACTTTTTACATAAGTTTCAGGAGGAAAACCCGAACGAAACAATGATTCAGATGCTGGGAGAAGATACCGCCCTGCTTGTACATGAAACAGAAGGCGAAACACTTTTTAATCAGCCGAGAAAATATGAAGTATTCGATGGATCAGGTCAGCTGACAGAGAATGGCTTTTTTGTATTCAACAATATTCCTGTATCAGATGAAGGCAGACCGGTATTTGAACACCGCTTCAAAAACCGTGCAGGACTAATTGAAGAAGAGCCTGGTTTTATCGCGATCCGCGTATTAAGACCAGTTGATTCAGATACGTATGTAGTCCTTACCCAGTGGGACGACGAACAATCATTCAAAGACTGGCAAACATCGCAGTCATACAATAAAGCACACGCTAAACGCGGCACGTCTGAAGGAATCGACCATCAGAAGTCAATCTTCCCGCGCTCGTCATTTGTGACGAAGTATGTGGGACAGACAGAACATTAA
- the hemH gene encoding ferrochelatase — MSKKKMGLLVMAYGTPYSEDDLERYYTHIRRGRKPSEELLEDLRDRYNAIGGISPLARITEEQANALTARLNEAQDDIEFVMYLGLKHIEPFVEDAVDEMKKDGIEEAVSIVLAPHFSSYSVKSYNKRAKDRSEEIGGPSITSIESWYDEPKFIQYWSEKVKETFDGMTDEQREKAVLIVSAHSLPEKILAGGDPYPDQLKETADLIAQQAGVKNYEIGWQSEGNTPDPWIGPDVQDLTKDLHEQHGYTAFVYTPVGFVSDHLEVLYDNDYECKVVTDEIGADYFRPEMPNTQPLFIDAMVDKVMKTLG, encoded by the coding sequence ATGTCAAAGAAAAAAATGGGACTTCTTGTGATGGCTTATGGTACACCATATTCAGAAGACGATCTTGAGCGTTATTACACACATATCAGACGCGGCAGAAAGCCGTCTGAAGAGTTACTTGAAGACCTGAGAGACCGTTACAATGCGATTGGCGGGATTTCACCGCTGGCACGTATCACAGAAGAGCAGGCCAATGCCCTGACTGCACGCTTGAATGAAGCGCAGGATGACATTGAATTTGTAATGTATCTTGGTCTGAAACATATTGAGCCGTTTGTAGAGGATGCGGTGGATGAAATGAAAAAAGATGGGATTGAAGAAGCTGTATCAATCGTTCTTGCACCACACTTCTCATCTTACAGCGTAAAATCTTACAACAAGCGTGCCAAAGACCGCTCTGAAGAAATCGGCGGACCGTCTATTACTTCTATTGAAAGCTGGTACGATGAGCCGAAATTCATTCAGTACTGGTCTGAAAAAGTAAAAGAAACTTTTGATGGCATGACAGATGAGCAGCGTGAAAAAGCAGTACTGATTGTCTCTGCACACAGCTTACCTGAAAAAATCCTTGCAGGCGGCGACCCATACCCTGACCAGCTGAAGGAAACTGCGGACCTGATTGCACAGCAGGCAGGCGTTAAAAATTACGAAATCGGCTGGCAGAGTGAAGGAAACACACCTGATCCATGGATCGGACCGGACGTTCAGGATCTCACAAAGGATCTGCACGAACAGCACGGTTACACAGCATTTGTCTACACACCAGTAGGATTCGTATCTGACCACCTGGAAGTACTTTATGACAACGACTACGAATGTAAAGTTGTGACAGATGAAATCGGAGCTGACTACTTCCGTCCTGAAATGCCGAACACACAGCCATTATTTATTGACGCAATGGTCGATAAAGTAATGAAGACATTAGGATAA
- the hemE gene encoding uroporphyrinogen decarboxylase: MSSFNDTFLKAARGEKVTHTPVWYMRQAGRSQPEYRAIKEKYSLFEITLQPELCAYVTRLPVENYGVDAAVLYKDIMTPLPAIGVDVEIKSGIGPVIHNPIKSVQDIEKLGMIEPEEDVPYVLDTIKLLTTEQLNVPLIGFGGAPFTLASYMIEGGPSRNYHKTKAFMYQEPVAWHALMDKLAETTIRYTTAQVKAGAGTIQLFDSWVGTLNVQDYRTYIKPHMEKIFAALKELNIPLIMHGVGAAHLAKDWNDLPLDVVGLDWRLSIEEARAKGVTKTVQGNLDPSLLLCDWDIIEKHVKPILDAGMKHPGHIFNLGHGVFPEVQPDTLKKLTAFVQEYTAR, encoded by the coding sequence ATGAGTTCATTTAACGATACGTTTTTAAAGGCAGCAAGAGGAGAGAAAGTCACGCACACTCCTGTCTGGTATATGAGACAGGCGGGGCGCTCCCAGCCTGAATACCGCGCAATTAAAGAGAAGTATTCTTTATTCGAAATTACGCTTCAGCCGGAGCTTTGTGCCTATGTGACAAGACTGCCGGTCGAAAACTATGGCGTTGACGCAGCAGTCCTATATAAAGACATTATGACGCCGCTTCCTGCAATCGGTGTTGATGTGGAAATCAAATCAGGCATTGGTCCTGTCATTCATAATCCGATCAAGTCTGTTCAGGATATTGAAAAGCTTGGGATGATTGAGCCGGAAGAGGATGTTCCTTACGTGCTTGATACGATTAAATTACTGACAACTGAACAATTGAACGTTCCGCTGATCGGCTTTGGCGGTGCGCCGTTTACACTTGCGAGTTATATGATCGAAGGCGGCCCTTCAAGAAATTATCATAAGACAAAAGCATTTATGTATCAGGAGCCGGTTGCATGGCATGCATTAATGGACAAGCTTGCTGAAACAACGATCCGTTATACTACTGCTCAGGTGAAAGCGGGAGCGGGAACGATTCAGCTGTTTGATTCATGGGTTGGGACATTAAATGTTCAGGATTACCGCACTTATATTAAACCGCATATGGAAAAAATCTTTGCAGCTTTAAAAGAGCTTAACATCCCGCTGATCATGCATGGTGTCGGTGCAGCGCATCTGGCAAAAGACTGGAACGACCTGCCGCTTGATGTCGTCGGCCTCGACTGGAGATTATCAATAGAAGAAGCACGTGCAAAAGGCGTAACTAAAACAGTTCAGGGTAACCTGGATCCATCACTGTTACTTTGCGACTGGGATATCATTGAAAAGCATGTAAAGCCAATTTTAGATGCTGGCATGAAGCACCCGGGACATATCTTTAACCTTGGTCACGGGGTATTCCCTGAAGTACAGCCTGACACATTGAAAAAGCTGACAGCATTTGTACAGGAATATACTGCCCGCTAA
- the yhfH gene encoding protein YhfH, producing MLENVMEFFRNLPPKKCASCGEHMEEQAEAYTTVCNKCAGTQ from the coding sequence ATGCTTGAAAACGTAATGGAATTTTTCAGAAATCTACCGCCAAAGAAATGTGCATCTTGTGGAGAACATATGGAAGAGCAGGCTGAAGCTTACACAACTGTATGTAATAAATGTGCAGGAACACAATAA
- a CDS encoding sensor histidine kinase — protein MIRVASLNHWFILQYLRFTLYGAILLFTILQLYIFLTPAPFLNTAASLVVVGITSAVFFAMSIYIGIRSGKIMRQRIHEMTAFVARLASGKVGETMEITETDDISVLEDALNELSVNMNEQTKSLQRISSERLSLEKQAQQAAVIEERQRLARDLHDSVSQQLFALNMLSSASVRMLETNQDEAGKLVRQAAEIAEKAQGEMRALLLHLRPVDLKGESLSTGLEKLASELEQKTPITFFVQLDQMGKIPESADEHLFRVVQEAVSNILRHANATEITIRTEVKGSSFYLFVGDNGDGFDVTDKKWTSYGLQTMKERCEEIGGQFELRSKAGEGTYIKIRIPIVEGGE, from the coding sequence ATGATCAGAGTAGCGAGTCTTAATCACTGGTTCATTTTGCAATATCTCAGATTCACCCTGTATGGTGCGATTCTGCTGTTTACGATTTTGCAATTATACATTTTTCTTACTCCAGCTCCTTTTCTGAATACTGCTGCTTCACTTGTCGTTGTAGGCATTACATCAGCCGTATTTTTTGCAATGTCCATCTATATCGGAATTCGCTCAGGCAAAATTATGCGGCAGCGCATTCATGAAATGACGGCATTCGTTGCAAGACTTGCTTCAGGGAAAGTTGGTGAAACCATGGAGATCACTGAAACAGATGATATCTCCGTTCTGGAAGATGCATTGAATGAACTCTCAGTTAACATGAATGAACAAACAAAATCCTTGCAGCGGATCTCAAGTGAGAGATTATCCCTTGAAAAACAGGCTCAGCAGGCTGCGGTTATTGAAGAACGCCAGCGGTTGGCAAGAGATCTCCATGATTCAGTTAGTCAACAGCTTTTTGCGTTAAATATGCTGTCATCTGCTTCAGTACGCATGCTTGAAACAAATCAGGATGAAGCAGGAAAGCTTGTCAGGCAGGCTGCGGAAATTGCAGAGAAAGCACAGGGTGAAATGAGGGCACTTCTTTTACACCTGAGACCTGTTGATCTAAAAGGGGAATCACTTTCTACAGGGCTTGAAAAACTTGCATCGGAACTTGAACAGAAAACCCCGATTACATTTTTTGTGCAGCTTGACCAGATGGGAAAGATTCCTGAGAGTGCGGATGAACATTTATTCAGAGTTGTACAGGAGGCTGTTTCCAATATCCTCCGCCACGCGAATGCTACTGAAATTACAATCAGAACTGAAGTGAAGGGGTCATCTTTCTACCTTTTTGTCGGTGACAATGGAGATGGTTTTGACGTAACAGACAAAAAGTGGACTTCATACGGTTTACAGACGATGAAAGAGCGCTGTGAGGAAATTGGCGGCCAGTTTGAATTGCGTTCAAAAGCTGGTGAAGGAACGTATATTAAAATCAGAATTCCGATCGTGGAAGGGGGAGAGTAA